Proteins encoded in a region of the Sulfurimonas marina genome:
- a CDS encoding 7-carboxy-7-deazaguanine synthase QueE, whose protein sequence is MLYLVEHFYSIQGEGRYLGTPSLFFRFGGCNMKCEGFGCREIAEDGAEVLGCDTVYAVNKEHFSHAWIEIDSAQQLLNIFDLYDLPTGVDVVLTGGEPLIYANDEIFVEFLEKMVANNHRITFETNGTIAVDFEKYPVYKKCVFALSVKLENSAEPLSKRVRGGVINSIATNAKDAFFKFSIDEDSINMALDDEIEQITEHAPQTDVYCMPLGGNKADVEKNTLALIEYCKNKGYNFSDRLHIRIWDENKGV, encoded by the coding sequence ATGTTATACCTCGTTGAACATTTTTACTCCATCCAAGGGGAGGGTCGCTATCTTGGTACTCCGAGCCTTTTTTTCCGTTTTGGCGGATGCAACATGAAATGTGAAGGATTTGGATGCAGGGAAATTGCCGAAGATGGTGCAGAGGTTTTAGGGTGTGATACTGTTTACGCCGTAAACAAAGAACACTTCTCCCACGCTTGGATCGAGATAGATTCAGCACAGCAACTTTTAAACATATTTGATCTTTATGATTTGCCCACTGGTGTCGATGTAGTACTCACAGGTGGTGAGCCTTTGATCTATGCAAATGATGAAATATTTGTAGAGTTTTTGGAAAAAATGGTAGCAAACAATCATCGTATTACATTTGAAACAAATGGAACGATAGCGGTTGATTTTGAAAAATACCCGGTTTACAAAAAGTGTGTATTTGCACTCTCTGTCAAGTTGGAAAACTCTGCTGAACCACTCTCTAAAAGGGTGCGTGGCGGTGTTATTAACTCAATTGCTACAAATGCAAAAGATGCTTTTTTTAAGTTCTCTATCGATGAAGACTCGATCAATATGGCTTTAGATGATGAGATAGAACAAATAACTGAACATGCTCCTCAAACAGATGTGTATTGTATGCCTTTGGGTGGAAATAAAGCAGATGTAGAGAAAAATACTCTTGCCTTAATTGAGTACTGTAAAAATAAAGGTTATAATTTTAGTGATAGGCTGCACATCCGTATATGGGATGAAAATAAGGGTGTGTAG